The Rhodothermales bacterium genome includes a window with the following:
- a CDS encoding cytochrome C, which produces MTLRHNLLTVLTILLLGVAVGAGAQQTPIQELGDEIFEDVNLSINNNQSCASCHDDAWGSTGPDSFVNAHGAVYEGSIPGAFGDRKPPETDYATLSPVLHLDKKGTWVGGNFWDGRATGEKLGWPSADQAQGPFLNPKEQALPDNACVVHRVSVSSYGFLYGEVFGDNIFTIDFPADANTLCADGDPVPLDADDRAKVETEYDNIALAIAEYEAGPSERSFSSKFDAVRGGNYKFTKQEKRGFTLFKGKGKCKFCHTVSGKQPAFTNFTYDNLGVPVNPENPALVADPDFRDPGLGGFLRSRGEPEEVWRAELGKMKVPTMRNVGAKPTPESVKAYAHNGYFKSLKGIVHFYNTRDVKEECANPLTTMEDAITQGCWPAPEIAENVNRDELGDLGLTDEEEDAIVAFLETLTDDFF; this is translated from the coding sequence ATGACGCTCAGGCACAATCTCTTGACGGTCCTCACAATCCTGCTCCTGGGAGTGGCTGTGGGAGCCGGAGCGCAGCAGACGCCGATTCAGGAACTCGGTGACGAGATCTTCGAGGATGTAAATCTGTCGATCAACAACAACCAGTCGTGCGCCTCGTGCCACGACGATGCCTGGGGCTCCACCGGCCCGGATTCCTTCGTCAACGCCCACGGCGCTGTCTACGAGGGGTCGATCCCCGGCGCTTTCGGCGACCGCAAGCCTCCGGAGACTGACTACGCGACGCTGAGCCCCGTGCTGCACCTCGACAAGAAGGGTACGTGGGTCGGCGGTAACTTCTGGGATGGGCGCGCGACCGGCGAGAAGCTCGGCTGGCCATCGGCAGACCAGGCGCAGGGCCCGTTCCTCAATCCGAAGGAGCAGGCGCTGCCGGACAACGCCTGCGTCGTTCACCGAGTATCGGTGTCGTCTTACGGCTTCCTCTACGGAGAAGTATTCGGCGACAACATCTTCACGATCGATTTCCCGGCAGACGCCAACACGCTCTGCGCGGACGGCGATCCGGTGCCGCTGGACGCGGACGATCGAGCCAAGGTCGAGACCGAGTACGACAACATCGCGCTGGCGATTGCTGAGTACGAAGCCGGTCCTAGCGAGCGGTCATTTAGCTCCAAGTTTGATGCAGTCCGAGGGGGTAACTATAAGTTCACCAAGCAGGAGAAGCGCGGCTTCACGCTGTTCAAGGGCAAGGGAAAATGCAAGTTTTGCCATACCGTGAGCGGCAAGCAGCCGGCATTCACCAACTTCACCTACGACAACCTCGGCGTACCGGTTAATCCCGAAAACCCGGCGCTTGTGGCGGACCCGGACTTTCGTGACCCGGGCCTCGGTGGGTTCCTGCGGTCTCGCGGTGAACCGGAAGAGGTGTGGCGGGCCGAACTCGGCAAGATGAAAGTCCCGACCATGAGGAACGTGGGCGCCAAGCCGACTCCTGAATCGGTCAAGGCCTACGCGCACAACGGCTACTTCAAATCGTTGAAGGGCATCGTGCACTTCTACAACACGCGGGACGTGAAAGAAGAGTGTGCCAATCCGTTGACCACGATGGAGGATGCGATCACCCAGGGCTGCTGGCCGGCTCCGGAAATCGCCGAAAACGTCAACCGTGACGAGCTTGGAGACCTTGGCCTGACCGACGAGGAGGAGGACGCGATCGTCGCGTTCCTCGAGACGCTCACGGACGATTTCTTCTAG